In bacterium, a genomic segment contains:
- a CDS encoding LemA family protein — protein sequence MIYIVLALLLLCVGILLGIYNRLVRLKNRYKNAFSQIDVQLKRRYDLIPNLVEVSKKYMEHEKETLTAVIQARQQASGIANQLKNNLGDSGLLDKLSQAESSLSSGLGRLFAVMENYPELKANESMAQLSEELKSTENKISFSRQSYNDAVMVYNTAREVFPNNMIAGMFAFNPVAQLKIAEQERNTPKVKF from the coding sequence ATGATATATATTGTGCTCGCTTTACTCTTGTTATGTGTTGGAATTTTACTTGGAATTTACAACCGTTTGGTACGTTTAAAAAACAGGTATAAAAATGCTTTTTCACAAATAGATGTCCAGTTAAAACGCCGATATGATCTTATTCCTAATTTAGTAGAAGTCAGTAAAAAATATATGGAACATGAAAAAGAGACTTTAACGGCTGTTATTCAAGCTAGACAACAAGCTTCTGGTATTGCGAATCAATTAAAAAATAATTTAGGTGATAGCGGTTTGTTGGATAAACTATCGCAAGCAGAAAGTTCATTAAGTTCAGGTTTAGGGCGTTTATTTGCAGTTATGGAAAATTACCCAGAGTTAAAAGCCAATGAAAGCATGGCACAATTATCCGAAGAACTCAAAAGCACTGAGAATAAAATTTCATTTTCACGGCAATCTTACAATGATGCTGTGATGGTTTACAATACTGCAAGAGAAGTTTTTCCCAATAATATGATTGCAGGTATGTTTGCTTTTAATCCAGTTGCACAGCTTAAGATTGCTGAACAAGAGCGCAACACGCCAAAAGTTAAATTTTAG
- a CDS encoding cysteine synthase family protein: MIRNNILECVGDTPIVRLNKIGQNFEHELLVKVEFFNPGSSIKDRIAKQMVDDAVAEGKLKEGGTIIECTSGNTGMGLAMVACVKGFKCICVMPDKVSNEKIKILEAMGCQVVVTPTAVEPDDPRSYYSVAKKLAEETENSFYVDQYHNPSNPKTHLLSTGPEIYQQLGGELDYLVVASGTGGTLCGTAKYLKEKIPHLKAICIDPIGSIYYDYFKTGEIPKVVTSYKVEGFGEDFMPDTIDFDLIDDVIQVSDKECFDMTRELAAKEGIFAGGSCGGAIAGGLKVAEKTEGKKRFLMILPDSGSRYISKVYDNTWLKENGYI, from the coding sequence ATGATTCGTAATAATATTTTAGAATGTGTGGGAGACACTCCAATTGTTCGTTTAAATAAAATTGGTCAAAACTTTGAACATGAGCTTTTGGTAAAAGTTGAGTTTTTTAATCCAGGAAGTTCAATTAAGGATAGAATTGCCAAGCAAATGGTAGATGATGCGGTTGCTGAAGGTAAATTAAAAGAAGGCGGCACAATCATAGAGTGTACTTCAGGAAATACAGGAATGGGACTAGCAATGGTAGCCTGTGTAAAAGGGTTTAAATGCATATGCGTGATGCCGGATAAAGTATCTAATGAAAAAATAAAAATTTTAGAAGCCATGGGGTGTCAAGTTGTGGTGACACCAACTGCGGTAGAACCTGATGATCCTAGAAGTTATTACTCGGTAGCAAAAAAATTGGCAGAAGAAACTGAAAACTCATTTTATGTTGATCAATACCACAATCCTTCTAACCCAAAGACACATTTACTTAGTACTGGACCTGAAATTTACCAACAGCTTGGAGGCGAGCTGGATTATTTGGTCGTGGCTAGTGGAACCGGAGGAACTTTGTGTGGAACAGCAAAATATTTAAAAGAAAAAATTCCACATTTAAAAGCCATTTGTATCGATCCTATTGGCTCCATATATTATGATTATTTTAAAACTGGTGAAATACCTAAAGTGGTAACAAGTTATAAAGTGGAAGGTTTTGGTGAAGACTTCATGCCAGATACCATTGATTTTGATTTGATCGATGATGTCATTCAAGTATCTGATAAAGAGTGCTTTGATATGACTAGAGAGTTGGCTGCCAAAGAAGGTATTTTTGCTGGCGGATCATGCGGTGGAGCTATTGCTGGCGGCTTGAAAGTAGCAGAAAAAACAGAAGGTAAGAAAAGATTTTTAATGATTTTACCGGATAGCGGTTCACGGTATATAAGCAAAGTTTATGATAATACCTGGCTAAAAGAAAACGGTTATATCTAA
- the ispH gene encoding 4-hydroxy-3-methylbut-2-enyl diphosphate reductase, translated as MKKLLLASPRGFCAGVVRAVDIVDLALKHYGTPLYVRKEIVHNQSVVQSFKDQGVVFIEELSEAPQNARVIFSAHGVSPQVREEAKAKQLKIIDATCPLVTKVHSEVHKYKKLNYSIVLIGHKEHEEVEGTFGEAPDIIQIVGSLADIEHLKNINPEKVVALTQTTLSVDEAKFLIDALKEKYPKLTTPPKGDICYATQNRQDAVRALVKAGIDLLLVIGSQNSSNSKRLAELASSLGVPGYLIDSANQIQASWINDKKIIGLTAGASAPEYLVQEVVEQLKPLGFKEEDFNFIKEDVLFQLPKELQTISKNQPTPLPTHS; from the coding sequence ATGAAAAAACTTCTCCTAGCTTCACCTCGTGGATTTTGTGCTGGCGTTGTCCGTGCTGTTGATATTGTTGATCTTGCCTTAAAACATTATGGCACGCCTTTGTATGTTAGAAAAGAAATTGTTCATAACCAATCAGTTGTTCAATCATTTAAAGATCAAGGTGTTGTTTTTATTGAAGAATTATCTGAAGCTCCGCAAAATGCCAGAGTTATTTTTAGTGCTCACGGCGTCTCTCCGCAAGTAAGAGAAGAAGCAAAAGCTAAACAACTGAAAATTATTGATGCAACCTGTCCTTTGGTCACCAAAGTTCACTCAGAAGTTCATAAATACAAGAAGTTAAATTATTCAATCGTTCTTATTGGTCACAAAGAACATGAAGAGGTTGAAGGTACCTTTGGTGAAGCTCCTGATATTATTCAGATTGTGGGTTCCTTAGCCGATATAGAGCACTTAAAAAACATTAATCCTGAAAAAGTTGTTGCACTGACCCAGACAACATTAAGTGTGGATGAGGCTAAATTTCTAATTGATGCCTTAAAAGAAAAATATCCTAAGCTAACCACACCACCCAAAGGTGATATTTGCTATGCCACACAAAATCGACAAGATGCAGTAAGGGCACTGGTTAAAGCTGGTATTGATCTCTTATTGGTTATTGGTTCACAAAACAGCTCTAACTCAAAACGATTGGCTGAGCTGGCCAGCAGTCTTGGTGTCCCTGGTTACTTGATAGACTCTGCTAATCAGATTCAAGCATCTTGGATCAACGATAAAAAAATCATTGGTTTAACCGCCGGTGCTTCTGCTCCAGAATATCTGGTTCAAGAGGTTGTTGAACAACTCAAACCCTTAGGGTTCAAAGAAGAAGATTTTAATTTTATCAAAGAAGACGTCTTGTTTCAGTTACCCAAAGAACTACAGACTATTTCTAAAAATCAACCCACGCCCTTACCCACGCATTCATAG
- a CDS encoding PLP-dependent aspartate aminotransferase family protein — protein sequence MDKTKLNFASKAIHVGQEPDEKTGSVIVPLYQTSTYAQKSPGEHLGYEYSRTDNPTRHAYEKCLASLEKAQYCASFASGMAAIHCIVESLNKNVRIVCSDDVYGGTFRLFDKVFSKHGLYFDYLDFSNLSQVEDFFKQHTVDVCWIETPSNPMLKLIDIKSLSQICQDNGVKLVVDNTFASPFIQNPLIQGADMVVHSTTKYIGGHSDVVGGAIMCNDEEWFKKIKFLQNSIGAVPSAFDCWLSLRGLKTLALRMQKHCQNAVEIADFLSSHAKVKQVIYPGLEDHPNHYLVGQQMQGYAGGMLSVNLDLSLEQTKAFLRHLNLFILAESLGGVESLIEHPAIMTHASLPAEKRRALGISDAFVRISVGIEDINDLKQDLEQALSKV from the coding sequence ATGGATAAAACAAAGCTCAATTTTGCAAGTAAGGCTATTCATGTTGGTCAAGAACCGGATGAAAAAACAGGATCAGTTATTGTTCCACTGTATCAGACCAGCACGTATGCACAAAAGTCTCCAGGTGAGCATTTAGGCTATGAGTACTCGCGTACAGACAACCCTACAAGACATGCTTATGAAAAGTGTCTAGCATCATTAGAAAAAGCGCAGTATTGTGCTAGCTTTGCTTCTGGAATGGCAGCCATTCACTGTATTGTTGAAAGTTTAAATAAAAATGTACGTATCGTTTGTAGCGATGATGTCTATGGTGGGACATTCAGACTCTTTGATAAAGTATTTTCTAAGCATGGTTTGTATTTTGATTATCTAGATTTTTCTAATCTCAGCCAAGTAGAAGATTTTTTTAAACAACATACTGTAGATGTGTGCTGGATAGAAACTCCCAGCAATCCCATGCTTAAATTGATTGATATAAAGAGCTTGAGCCAAATTTGCCAAGACAATGGTGTTAAGCTGGTTGTTGATAATACTTTTGCCAGTCCATTTATTCAAAATCCGTTGATTCAAGGCGCCGATATGGTTGTTCACTCAACCACCAAATATATTGGAGGGCACTCTGATGTAGTTGGTGGAGCCATCATGTGTAATGATGAGGAGTGGTTTAAAAAAATTAAGTTTTTACAAAACTCAATTGGAGCCGTACCTTCAGCTTTTGATTGCTGGTTATCTTTAAGAGGGCTTAAAACCTTGGCCTTAAGAATGCAAAAACACTGTCAAAATGCTGTGGAAATAGCAGACTTTTTGAGTAGCCATGCTAAAGTAAAGCAGGTTATTTATCCTGGCTTAGAAGACCATCCAAATCATTATCTTGTGGGACAACAAATGCAAGGCTATGCTGGTGGCATGTTAAGTGTTAACCTTGACTTGAGTTTAGAGCAAACCAAAGCTTTTTTACGGCACTTAAACTTGTTCATTTTAGCAGAAAGCTTAGGTGGAGTGGAGTCTTTGATTGAGCACCCCGCTATTATGACCCATGCCAGTCTGCCAGCAGAAAAAAGAAGAGCTTTGGGAATAAGCGATGCATTCGTCCGTATTTCTGTTGGCATTGAAGACATTAATGATCTTAAACAAGATCTTGAACAGGCTTTATCAAAAGTTTAA
- a CDS encoding ABC transporter substrate-binding protein: MHSKQLKLNWSYFILGLSFLILGSCASQFSTVDRRQRQKKVFRLFTQSPLKTLHPGQLKTYTETILGLQLHEPLLYVVPETGKIVPLAAESYSQSFDEKSITFKLRSDLKWSNGQDITADDYVNTLNYILNKNNKSPHITKLIHIKGAQKLIEGEILSPNELGVQSLGKRIIKIQFEHYDLRTIMLFARPWTGPLRKINTMDSLQTQQDFSSWVGNGLFIPVRKNSEVILLRKNPYHRWASKIELDEISLFYNKSLENIEKVGPQQVHVVGNRGFSIDFDEYKNHFVQHGYKYIYEPDLLTMFLRLNNKHQNLQDVAIRRAIAMSINRDFIKQSLHFNNYQAAYSMMPKNVLGYQPPLGFSFSKTRAINELESLGYCVEKGRKNCKKLGELQFMYVDTARNEKIALAIQQLFLNALPFKRVVLQAEKQSKFDQRVVKGDFDIAIDTVGALPDNAFGILEAFLPSRASAGSFYHIGFEKTLKKAFTHEYWPQVLQGIRQAEGVLLDSVELVPIFHITTGRVISNKVKGFKPNIFSEQVYSTINIK; encoded by the coding sequence ATGCATAGTAAGCAACTAAAATTAAATTGGAGTTATTTTATTCTTGGCCTAAGCTTTTTGATTTTAGGATCATGTGCATCACAGTTTTCAACTGTGGATCGTAGGCAAAGACAAAAAAAAGTTTTTAGACTGTTTACACAAAGCCCACTAAAAACATTGCATCCAGGTCAACTCAAAACATATACTGAAACCATATTAGGTTTACAGCTACATGAGCCTCTATTGTATGTTGTTCCTGAGACAGGAAAGATTGTTCCTTTGGCAGCAGAAAGCTATAGCCAGAGTTTTGATGAAAAAAGCATTACGTTTAAACTCAGGTCTGATTTAAAATGGTCAAATGGCCAAGACATAACAGCGGATGACTATGTTAATACTTTAAACTACATCTTAAATAAAAATAATAAGAGCCCGCATATTACAAAATTAATTCATATTAAAGGGGCTCAAAAACTAATTGAAGGTGAAATTCTATCGCCAAATGAATTGGGTGTGCAATCTTTAGGGAAAAGAATAATTAAAATTCAATTTGAACATTATGATTTAAGAACTATTATGTTGTTTGCTCGACCATGGACAGGGCCTTTGAGAAAAATTAACACTATGGATTCTTTACAAACACAACAAGACTTTTCATCATGGGTAGGCAATGGTTTGTTTATTCCAGTAAGAAAAAATAGTGAAGTTATTTTATTGCGTAAAAACCCTTATCATCGATGGGCCAGTAAAATTGAACTAGATGAAATCAGTCTTTTTTACAATAAAAGTTTAGAAAATATAGAGAAAGTAGGACCTCAACAAGTTCATGTAGTTGGAAACAGAGGTTTTTCAATTGATTTTGATGAGTATAAAAATCATTTTGTACAGCATGGTTATAAGTATATTTATGAGCCAGATTTATTAACCATGTTTTTAAGGCTTAATAATAAGCATCAGAATTTACAGGACGTTGCTATCCGTAGAGCAATTGCCATGTCAATCAATAGAGATTTTATTAAACAATCCTTACACTTTAACAATTATCAGGCAGCGTATTCAATGATGCCCAAAAATGTTTTGGGATATCAACCGCCATTGGGATTTTCATTTTCAAAAACAAGAGCTATAAATGAACTTGAAAGCTTGGGTTACTGTGTTGAGAAGGGTCGGAAAAACTGTAAAAAATTAGGAGAATTACAGTTTATGTATGTTGATACGGCTCGCAATGAAAAAATAGCTTTGGCAATTCAACAACTTTTTTTAAATGCTTTGCCCTTTAAAAGAGTAGTTTTACAAGCCGAAAAACAAAGCAAATTTGATCAAAGAGTTGTTAAAGGTGATTTTGATATAGCCATTGATACAGTGGGAGCTTTACCTGATAATGCATTCGGCATTTTGGAAGCCTTTTTACCCAGCAGAGCCAGTGCGGGTAGTTTTTATCATATTGGTTTTGAGAAAACTTTGAAAAAGGCTTTTACTCATGAGTACTGGCCTCAAGTTTTGCAAGGAATTAGGCAGGCTGAAGGTGTTCTTTTAGATAGTGTTGAGCTGGTTCCCATTTTTCATATTACCACTGGCCGTGTTATCAGTAATAAAGTTAAGGGATTTAAGCCCAATATTTTTTCTGAACAAGTGTATTCAACCATTAATATTAAATAA
- a CDS encoding insulinase family protein, which yields MYKLSNGLNVLLCPRPDEKLVCSMLWVNVGYEHESKHNLGIAHMLEHLYYRKKIIDHTGNKSSVLQSMRKYGAVHNAVTAQDHTHFYAVTTKENFFPIVSAQLQAILSNHYDNEDLQLEKSVIFEELKKKLFNSHIQGREALLSMIFPDNDGLKERSLKDKTIDLELKDIKDFHQHYYQAQNINLCIYGSFSPDQTLEHLEQCLKDRVEEMSIEKNSAQAANINSKPSVLSHSLNYKRVLFDQAHSHCKFGFEFPLNLNRMILADLLAIMLGKGKSSILGKNFGDHAGSTVLHFNQKSVFLLEAECEVRNLAQTQEILLSSLYALAKDINENTDLVKSDMQKAKNILHSNYFSQDLSLINATYKQCYMNHCLQQLALDHDEISYLETLKNIQLKDVQQFIHDYLNFSQAKILEMVPKHMGHAYEAEQKIASLQKRIDQYLNSYNSKKVENTESSEVLEHTFFTEQSVESNEQDRFRQQSFACGAQLIYCQKPKVQMANLSIRFKGGRLEETFTSSGYTNASLGLLAQATMHQSQLEFKDNLEAHGIQLSYDASADHFGYSMTLPQVNLKQGLRTISDMIMEPYVNADLLEQEKNKIFNQLAGIEKDLFFKPVELFYQALMGIHPYAWPRYGHAASIMNVNAENILDWHKEHFCLSNMVIAYVGPAPYAQVQEMVLSQFDLNSGVNKEEKKGVLSFMPPRSPVENIAMTKGSQVGFVFGFKGVKFNDNDKVVLDCLAHILSGLGGRLFNELRDKRALVYQSMAYNIALLKAGAFFVYAKTNLKHEEEVKNRVLVEFERLKSQVVSQQELSEAIECAICQHAVDMQASSSLAYLMAESAINGGQMQDLFEYEHKLKKVNIGQVNECANKIFDLDHSAIGVLRGKA from the coding sequence GTGTATAAATTATCTAATGGTTTGAATGTCTTGCTGTGTCCGCGCCCAGATGAAAAATTGGTGTGCTCTATGCTGTGGGTCAATGTTGGCTATGAACATGAGTCCAAGCATAATTTGGGTATAGCGCATATGCTAGAGCATTTGTATTATCGAAAAAAAATCATAGATCATACAGGGAATAAAAGTAGTGTGTTGCAAAGCATGCGTAAATATGGCGCTGTGCACAATGCCGTTACAGCTCAAGACCATACACATTTTTATGCAGTAACTACAAAAGAAAACTTCTTCCCAATTGTTTCTGCACAACTGCAAGCGATATTATCCAATCACTATGACAATGAAGATTTACAACTGGAAAAATCAGTCATATTTGAGGAATTGAAAAAAAAGCTTTTTAATTCACACATTCAAGGCCGAGAAGCTCTTTTATCCATGATTTTTCCTGACAATGACGGCTTAAAAGAGCGCAGTCTAAAGGACAAGACCATTGATTTAGAGTTAAAAGACATTAAAGACTTTCATCAGCACTATTATCAAGCGCAAAATATAAACTTATGTATTTATGGCAGTTTTAGCCCAGATCAAACACTAGAGCATTTGGAGCAGTGTTTAAAGGATAGGGTTGAAGAAATGAGTATAGAAAAAAATTCAGCGCAAGCAGCTAACATCAACTCTAAACCAAGTGTATTAAGTCATAGTTTGAATTACAAACGTGTTTTATTTGATCAAGCTCATAGTCATTGTAAATTTGGCTTTGAATTTCCTCTTAACTTAAATCGTATGATTTTGGCAGACTTACTTGCCATTATGTTAGGCAAAGGGAAAAGTAGTATTTTAGGAAAAAACTTTGGTGATCATGCAGGCAGTACAGTTTTACACTTTAATCAAAAAAGTGTTTTTTTATTAGAAGCAGAGTGTGAAGTTAGAAATTTAGCGCAAACACAAGAGATACTCCTGAGTAGTTTGTATGCTCTTGCAAAAGACATCAATGAGAACACTGACTTGGTCAAAAGTGATATGCAAAAAGCAAAAAACATATTGCATAGCAATTACTTTTCTCAAGACTTAAGCCTGATTAACGCAACTTACAAGCAGTGCTACATGAATCATTGTTTGCAGCAATTAGCTTTGGATCATGATGAAATAAGTTATTTAGAGACCTTAAAAAATATACAGTTAAAAGATGTACAGCAGTTTATTCACGATTATTTAAATTTCTCTCAAGCCAAAATTTTAGAAATGGTTCCCAAACATATGGGTCATGCTTATGAAGCTGAACAGAAAATAGCCTCTCTACAAAAGCGAATTGATCAGTACCTCAACAGTTATAACAGCAAAAAAGTTGAAAACACGGAATCCTCAGAAGTTTTAGAGCATACCTTTTTTACTGAGCAAAGCGTTGAATCAAATGAGCAAGATAGGTTTAGGCAACAAAGTTTTGCTTGTGGCGCACAGCTGATCTACTGTCAAAAACCAAAAGTGCAAATGGCAAATCTAAGCATTCGTTTTAAAGGTGGCCGTTTAGAAGAAACTTTTACAAGCAGTGGGTATACCAATGCGTCTTTAGGCTTGTTGGCACAAGCAACCATGCATCAAAGTCAACTTGAATTTAAAGATAACCTAGAAGCGCATGGTATACAATTAAGCTATGATGCATCTGCAGATCACTTTGGTTACTCCATGACCTTACCTCAAGTTAATTTAAAACAAGGTTTAAGGACGATCTCAGATATGATCATGGAACCTTATGTTAATGCTGACCTGTTGGAACAAGAAAAAAACAAAATTTTTAATCAACTCGCGGGTATTGAAAAAGATTTATTCTTTAAACCTGTAGAACTTTTTTATCAGGCCCTGATGGGAATTCACCCTTACGCATGGCCACGATATGGACATGCGGCTTCAATCATGAACGTGAATGCTGAAAATATTTTAGATTGGCATAAAGAACATTTTTGTTTGTCTAATATGGTTATTGCTTACGTTGGCCCTGCACCTTATGCACAAGTCCAAGAAATGGTATTGTCACAGTTTGATTTAAATTCTGGTGTGAACAAGGAAGAAAAAAAAGGTGTATTATCATTTATGCCGCCACGTAGCCCAGTAGAAAATATTGCGATGACTAAAGGATCGCAAGTCGGCTTTGTTTTTGGTTTTAAAGGTGTTAAATTTAATGATAACGATAAAGTTGTTTTAGATTGTTTGGCACATATTTTATCAGGTTTGGGTGGAAGGCTGTTTAATGAGCTTAGGGATAAACGAGCTTTGGTTTATCAAAGTATGGCTTACAACATTGCGTTGCTTAAAGCGGGAGCTTTTTTTGTTTATGCTAAAACCAACTTAAAGCATGAAGAGGAAGTGAAAAACAGAGTTTTGGTTGAATTTGAGCGACTTAAAAGCCAAGTTGTCTCTCAACAAGAGCTTAGTGAAGCTATAGAGTGTGCTATTTGTCAACATGCGGTAGATATGCAAGCTTCAAGTAGTTTGGCCTATTTAATGGCTGAATCCGCAATCAATGGTGGTCAAATGCAAGACTTGTTTGAATATGAACACAAGTTAAAAAAAGTTAATATTGGTCAAGTTAATGAATGTGCAAATAAAATTTTTGATTTGGATCATAGTGCTATAGGTGTTTTAAGAGGCAAAGCATGA
- a CDS encoding HEAT repeat domain-containing protein, which translates to MMITIRRDLRWMQALFLFFSLTLYKSVKANEHQLLTHKLKKIFTDAQHKKDFSKEYTQLNTLSEQEKKALLVVWESPAYPWKWRWLSVMYMAEHMMPEAEKIIIQGLQDPLFLIRLASIKALASQTDLKTYHPYLISCLKDDSLVVRKAAIQALSVQPSQKVIQAIEKAMFDDKNRLQNEQDLMGILKSMLDVIVQYNDKQSIHTLAKLIQRTNMQSQFKIHVCNAFKSLVENNALSIKKSNFDQQSDCAYHWQRWYTKHQSSI; encoded by the coding sequence ATGATGATTACTATTAGAAGAGATTTAAGATGGATGCAAGCTTTGTTTTTGTTCTTTTCACTGACACTGTATAAGTCAGTAAAAGCCAATGAACATCAGCTATTGACCCATAAGTTAAAAAAAATTTTTACCGATGCTCAGCATAAAAAAGACTTTTCAAAAGAATATACTCAACTCAATACGCTATCAGAACAAGAAAAAAAGGCTTTATTGGTGGTCTGGGAATCTCCAGCTTATCCATGGAAGTGGCGCTGGTTGAGCGTGATGTATATGGCAGAACATATGATGCCTGAAGCAGAAAAAATAATTATTCAAGGGCTTCAAGATCCACTGTTTTTAATTCGCTTAGCCAGTATTAAAGCCCTAGCATCACAAACAGACCTTAAAACCTATCATCCATATTTAATTTCATGTTTGAAAGATGATTCTTTGGTTGTTAGAAAAGCGGCGATTCAAGCCTTATCTGTGCAGCCCAGTCAAAAAGTGATTCAAGCCATAGAGAAAGCTATGTTTGATGACAAGAATCGTTTACAAAATGAACAAGATTTAATGGGTATTTTAAAAAGTATGCTGGATGTCATTGTGCAGTACAATGATAAACAATCAATTCATACCTTAGCCAAGCTTATTCAAAGAACAAACATGCAGTCTCAATTTAAAATTCACGTATGCAATGCTTTTAAAAGTTTGGTTGAAAATAATGCGTTATCAATAAAAAAATCTAATTTTGATCAGCAGAGTGATTGCGCATACCACTGGCAACGATGGTATACCAAGCATCAAAGTTCAATATAA
- the xseB gene encoding exodeoxyribonuclease VII small subunit: MVEKKSKKLAFEVALDELESIVNQLESKDMPLEKSLDLFEKGINLSKTCTQQITEAEEKVDQLMQQLKKQDLAD, encoded by the coding sequence ATGGTCGAAAAAAAATCTAAAAAACTTGCCTTTGAAGTGGCTTTGGATGAGCTAGAATCTATTGTCAATCAACTTGAATCCAAAGATATGCCCTTAGAAAAATCTTTGGACTTGTTTGAAAAAGGAATCAACCTGTCAAAAACTTGTACCCAACAAATTACTGAAGCTGAAGAAAAAGTTGATCAGCTAATGCAACAACTGAAAAAACAAGACCTGGCTGATTAA
- a CDS encoding M48 family metalloprotease encodes MDFFSQQRKRKQVSKLYIVLFITAVVLIDIALCLCSDWVLKSYVDGRFQRYFLISGVFFIGLSISFLKMRLGPASDANSIMKYLGAKSLLDKDLSQKELILKNCVEEMAIASGVPCPNMYCFENETGMNAMASGYSIHDSAIAITQGCLDHLNRDELQAVIAHEFGHILSGDTRINMLMMAALNSISSIYLFGKFLVYPGKKTFRGKGGVYQIFLGLLLMVIGSLGQMFSKIIKAALSRQREFLADALSVQFTRNPSALTGALKKIGGDRWGSQVFNPKIEKVSHMMFCELHLSQNFLLPIMASHPSLEDRIRVYEKKFDGVFPQTRKKEVSPGVESQWLQDKPSILLGGMISPIDTVYAAHFLKDLNLKDYRWLRSKEQLKAKLCAIYSSKNEAVFLLQKKLLNKYLSEDELKTYSMARDFFNKHSYNEKIGIQDLLIPILKKQRHDLLFEINSLLKKVIDCDGKISLFECVAYQIFKLNCIPNKVSHNKTQLKTDEALVIVLSSLSYASISKDPVEQKQAFLSGITFFYRHGQYELFKKDEFSHNLLLQALENLKKLAFYERQKLLAACYKIISYDHNVSEKQASIVRLLGEYLEIPMPISTYQSLLTAQRV; translated from the coding sequence TTGGATTTTTTTAGTCAACAAAGAAAAAGAAAACAAGTATCTAAACTGTATATTGTTTTATTTATCACGGCTGTCGTACTGATAGATATTGCTTTATGTTTGTGTTCAGATTGGGTGCTAAAGAGTTATGTTGATGGTCGGTTTCAACGATATTTTCTTATCAGCGGTGTATTTTTTATTGGTTTAAGTATTTCGTTTCTAAAAATGCGTTTGGGGCCAGCCTCTGATGCCAACAGTATCATGAAGTACCTTGGTGCCAAATCGCTTTTGGATAAAGATCTAAGCCAAAAAGAATTGATTTTAAAAAATTGTGTTGAAGAAATGGCCATTGCTTCAGGAGTACCATGCCCAAATATGTATTGCTTTGAAAATGAAACGGGCATGAATGCTATGGCAAGTGGCTATAGCATTCATGACAGTGCCATTGCTATTACCCAAGGCTGTTTAGATCATCTTAACCGAGATGAACTTCAGGCAGTCATTGCGCATGAGTTTGGCCATATATTATCTGGAGATACGCGTATCAATATGTTGATGATGGCAGCTTTAAATAGCATCAGTTCAATTTATTTGTTTGGAAAGTTTTTAGTCTATCCAGGTAAAAAAACATTTCGCGGTAAAGGTGGAGTGTATCAAATTTTTCTTGGTCTGCTTTTGATGGTGATAGGGAGTTTAGGACAAATGTTTTCTAAGATCATAAAAGCAGCTTTGTCCCGGCAAAGAGAATTTCTTGCTGATGCTTTGTCTGTTCAATTTACTCGAAACCCCAGTGCATTAACTGGGGCATTAAAAAAAATTGGTGGTGATCGATGGGGCTCACAGGTGTTTAATCCTAAGATTGAAAAAGTGAGTCATATGATGTTTTGTGAGCTTCATTTAAGTCAAAACTTTTTATTGCCGATCATGGCTTCTCACCCAAGTTTAGAAGATAGAATAAGGGTCTATGAAAAAAAATTTGATGGTGTTTTCCCTCAAACCAGAAAAAAAGAAGTTTCTCCCGGTGTAGAGTCACAATGGCTGCAAGACAAACCCTCTATTTTACTGGGTGGTATGATTTCACCCATTGATACCGTGTATGCAGCCCATTTTTTAAAAGATTTAAACCTAAAAGATTACCGTTGGCTAAGATCTAAAGAGCAGTTAAAAGCAAAACTCTGTGCCATATACAGTTCAAAAAACGAAGCTGTATTTTTGCTACAAAAAAAGCTTTTAAACAAGTATTTATCAGAAGATGAGCTGAAAACCTATAGCATGGCTAGGGATTTTTTTAATAAGCATAGCTACAATGAAAAGATAGGTATTCAAGATTTACTTATCCCTATACTTAAAAAACAAAGACATGATCTCTTGTTTGAAATCAACAGTCTATTAAAAAAAGTAATTGATTGTGATGGGAAAATATCTTTGTTTGAGTGTGTTGCATATCAAATTTTTAAATTAAACTGTATACCCAACAAAGTTTCTCACAATAAAACTCAGTTAAAAACAGACGAAGCCTTGGTGATTGTTTTATCCAGTTTAAGTTATGCCTCAATAAGCAAAGATCCGGTTGAACAAAAACAAGCATTTTTATCGGGGATCACTTTTTTCTATCGTCATGGACAATATGAGTTGTTTAAAAAAGATGAGTTTAGTCATAACTTATTGTTGCAAGCCTTAGAAAATTTAAAAAAACTGGCTTTTTATGAACGGCAAAAATTATTGGCTGCATGCTATAAAATCATAAGTTATGATCACAATGTTTCTGAAAAGCAAGCAAGTATTGTACGTCTTTTAGGCGAGTATTTAGAAATTCCAATGCCTATATCTACGTATCAAAGCTTATTGACGGCTCAAAGGGTATAG